A DNA window from Phaeobacter sp. A36a-5a contains the following coding sequences:
- the greA gene encoding transcription elongation factor GreA: MEKIPMTPAGHAALEAELKTLKSVERPAIIKAIAEARELGDLSENAEYHSAREKQSFIEGRIKELEGILSLADVINPAKLSGAIKFGAKVTVVDEDTDEEKTWQIVGEHEANIEAGLLNIKSPIARALIGKEEGDSVEVRTPGGDRAYEILKIVFS; this comes from the coding sequence ATGGAAAAGATCCCGATGACCCCCGCGGGTCACGCCGCCCTAGAAGCTGAATTGAAGACCCTGAAGTCGGTCGAACGCCCGGCCATCATCAAGGCCATTGCCGAAGCCCGCGAACTCGGCGATCTTTCGGAAAACGCCGAATATCATTCCGCGCGCGAAAAACAGTCCTTCATCGAAGGCCGCATCAAAGAGCTGGAAGGCATCCTGTCGCTCGCCGATGTGATCAACCCGGCAAAACTGTCCGGCGCGATCAAATTCGGCGCCAAGGTCACCGTCGTCGACGAAGACACCGATGAGGAAAAGACCTGGCAGATCGTCGGCGAGCATGAGGCCAATATCGAAGCTGGCCTTCTGAACATCAAATCCCCGATCGCCCGCGCTCTGATTGGCAAGGAAGAAGGCGACAGCGTCGAGGTCCGCACCCCAGGCGGCGACCGCGCCTATGAAATCCTCAAGATCGTCTTTTCCTGA